One genomic window of Motacilla alba alba isolate MOTALB_02 chromosome 3, Motacilla_alba_V1.0_pri, whole genome shotgun sequence includes the following:
- the GPR137B gene encoding integral membrane protein GPR137B gives MEAPEWDPLKNDTLPPTLTPAVPPYVKLGLTIVYTVFYSLLFVFIYVQLWLVLHYRHKRFSYQTVFLFLCLFWASLRTVLFSFYFKDFVTANSLSPFIFWLLYCFPVCLQFFTLTLMNLYFTQVIFKAKSKYSPELLKYRLPLYLASLFISLLFLLVNLTCAVLVRTQNSERKIIVSVRVAINDTLFVLCAVSLSICLYKISKMSLANIYLESKGSSVCQVTSIGVTVILLYTSRACYNLFILSFSQTKKVNSFDYDWYNVSDQADLKCQLGDAGYIVFGVILFIWELLPTSLVVYFFRVRNPAKDLANAGMVPSHGFSPRSYFFDNPRRYDSDDDLAWNIAPQGAQGSFSPDYYDWSHQNNSFMAYIGSLQQDPALDTDRPSPI, from the exons ATGGAGGCCCCTGAGTGGGACCCACTGAAAAATGACACCCTTCCGCCGACCCTGACGCCAGCTGTCCCTCCGTATGTGAAGCTGGGCCTGACCATTGTATATACTGTTTTTTATTCACTGCTTTTTGTGTTCATCTACGTCCAGCTCTGGCTGGTCCTTCACTACAGGCACAAGAGGTTCAGTTACCAAActgtctttctgtttctgtgcctgttttGGGCCTCTCTTAGGACAGTGCtcttttcattttacttcaaAGACTTTGTCACAGCAAATTCTCTCAGCCCCTTCATCTTCTGGCTTCTTTATTGCTTCCCAGTCTGCCTCCAGTTTTTCACCCTGACCCTGATGAATCTTTACTTCACACAG gtgATTTTCAAAGCTAAGTCAAAATATTCCCCAGAGCTACTGAAATACAG GTTGCCCCTCTACCTGGCTTCTCTTTTCATAagtctcctcttcctcttgGTGAATTTAACATGTGCAGTATTGGTGAGGACACagaattcagagagaaaaatcattgTCTCTGTCCGGGTGGCAATTAATGACACATTGTTTGTGCTGTGCGCTGTTTCACTCTCCATCTGCCTGTATAAGATCTCCAAGATGTCTTTAGCCAACATTTACTTGGAGTCCAAG GGCTCATCTGTCTGTCAGGTGACAAGCATAGGAGTGACTGTTATACTACTTTATACCTCACGAGCCTGCTACAACTTGTTCATCTTATCGTTCTCCCAAACCAAGAAAGTCAACTCTTTTGATTACGATTGGTACAACGTGTCAGATCAG GCAGATCTGAAATGTCAGCTGGGAGATGCAGGTTACATAGTGTTTGGAGTGATCCTTTTCATCTGGGAGCTCCTGCCTACTTCCTTGGTTGTGTATTTCTTCCGTGTCCGAAACCCCGCAAAAGATCTA GCCAATGCAGGGATGGTCCCAAGCCACGGCTTCAGTCCCAGGTCTTACTTCTTTGACAATCCCCGCAGATACGACAGTGACGATGATCTGGCCTGGAATATTGCACCCcagggggcacagggcag